In a genomic window of Gloeomargarita sp. SKYB120:
- the rbfA gene encoding 30S ribosome-binding factor RbfA → MATSRRVERVAELIKREISQLLLKGIKDERVGQGLVSVTDVEVSADLQHAQVYVSIYGSPEVRAQTMAGLQSATGYVRSMLGQRIRLRRTPEVVFREDTSLERGSRVIALLNRLQQERATPPTQE, encoded by the coding sequence ATGGCTACCAGTCGCCGGGTGGAGCGGGTCGCCGAACTCATCAAGCGGGAGATCAGCCAGTTGTTGCTCAAGGGCATCAAGGACGAGCGGGTAGGGCAAGGACTGGTGAGTGTCACTGATGTAGAAGTGTCGGCGGATTTGCAACATGCCCAGGTGTATGTGAGTATTTACGGGTCGCCGGAGGTGCGGGCGCAGACGATGGCGGGTTTGCAGTCGGCCACGGGCTACGTGCGCTCGATGCTCGGGCAACGGATTCGCCTGCGGCGGACGCCGGAGGTGGTCTTTCGCGAGGACACGTCCTTAGAGCGGGGAAGCCGCGTCATTGCCCTGTTGAACCGGTTGCAGCAGGAGCGCGCTACGCCGCCGACACAGGAGTAA
- the psb29 gene encoding photosystem II biogenesis protein Psp29, whose protein sequence is MSAVPTVADTKRAFYQHYPRPIHSVYQRVVEELLVEMHLLHVNVAFRYQPLYALGVVTAFDTLMQHYTPPAHRDLIFQALCRALHQDPQQYRKDAERLLTLAQGDSGARLRAWLAQPETPLAEQDPLQRELRDWVTPPVPKYSRLAAVGLWTLVQTVLPEASEQWSFAMQTLAQALQWNPERVQRDVDLYRSTLERLTQARAMLADMRKGSAPTPPATVTAS, encoded by the coding sequence GTGTCTGCCGTGCCGACGGTTGCTGATACCAAGCGGGCCTTCTACCAGCATTACCCCCGTCCTATCCATTCGGTTTATCAACGGGTGGTGGAAGAGTTGCTTGTGGAAATGCACTTGCTTCACGTGAATGTGGCGTTTCGCTACCAGCCGCTCTACGCCCTGGGGGTGGTGACGGCGTTTGACACGTTAATGCAGCACTATACGCCGCCAGCGCACCGGGATTTGATTTTTCAGGCGTTGTGCCGGGCGTTGCACCAGGACCCCCAGCAGTATCGAAAGGATGCGGAACGACTGTTGACCCTGGCCCAGGGAGACAGTGGCGCTCGGTTGCGTGCGTGGCTGGCCCAACCGGAAACCCCCCTGGCGGAACAGGACCCCCTGCAGCGGGAGTTGCGGGACTGGGTGACGCCACCGGTGCCCAAGTACAGTCGTCTGGCGGCGGTGGGGCTGTGGACGCTGGTGCAGACAGTGCTGCCGGAGGCTTCCGAACAGTGGTCTTTCGCGATGCAAACCTTAGCCCAGGCGCTGCAGTGGAATCCGGAAAGGGTGCAGCGGGATGTGGACCTCTATCGCAGCACGCTAGAACGGTTGACGCAAGCGCGGGCGATGTTGGCGGATATGCGCAAGGGGAGCGCCCCCACGCCGCCGGCTACTGTGACGGCTTCCTAG
- a CDS encoding CPP1-like family protein, which translates to MNETNPYAQLGVSEDASFEEVQAARAQLLRECQGDERRAQVVEMAYDAILMDRLRQRQEGRLKVPERIRYAERHMVATAERNDVRTVTLPAWAEQLRTWIDTPTAADVAWPALVYGGLGFWAWSAPVNAALPVALGIGASLFFLNRKENRFGRAMLLTLLGLVLGAVVGTVLASLGLGLHPNVAVSWGMFLILWLVSSFLR; encoded by the coding sequence ATGAACGAAACCAATCCCTACGCACAGTTGGGGGTCAGTGAAGACGCCTCCTTTGAAGAGGTGCAGGCGGCGCGGGCGCAACTGTTGCGAGAATGCCAGGGAGATGAACGGCGCGCCCAAGTGGTGGAAATGGCCTATGATGCCATCCTGATGGACCGGTTACGCCAGCGGCAGGAGGGACGGCTCAAGGTGCCGGAACGGATTCGCTACGCGGAACGTCACATGGTGGCAACGGCGGAAAGAAACGATGTGCGCACGGTGACGTTGCCGGCCTGGGCGGAACAGTTGCGGACTTGGATTGACACGCCTACCGCTGCAGACGTGGCTTGGCCGGCGCTGGTGTACGGCGGTTTGGGGTTTTGGGCTTGGTCGGCGCCGGTGAATGCGGCCTTGCCCGTGGCGCTAGGGATTGGGGCCAGCCTGTTTTTCCTCAACCGCAAGGAAAACCGTTTTGGGCGGGCGATGCTGCTGACGCTGCTGGGGCTGGTGCTTGGGGCGGTCGTCGGGACGGTCCTGGCGAGCCTGGGCCTGGGATTGCATCCCAACGTGGCGGTAAGCTGGGGAATGTTTCTCATTCTCTGGTTGGTGAGTAGTTTTCTCCGCTGA
- a CDS encoding aldo/keto reductase, translating to MEYRRFGRTELPMPVFSCGGMRYQYKWQDQDPAAIPKENQENLRATIHRAWEVGITHIETARGYGTSEMQLGWVLGEFPREKLIVQTKVPPSPDPQVFAEKFATSLRYLQLEYVDLLAIHGINLPEHLEWSLQVCLPLVRQWQREGRVRFVGFSTHGHVSLITQAIQTGEFDYVNLHWYYIFQENWPAILAAQQQDMGVFIISPSDKGGHLYNPPEKLVRLCQPLHPLVFNDLFCLSHPQVHTLSIGAARPSDFDTHLQTLPLLPKAPQVLPPILQRLEEAAIQALGRDWYEQWAVNLPPWFETPGEINMPLILRLLNLAEAFDLWEYSRTRYSMLGPGGHWVPGRNAADLPLAALRACLSRHPQPEEVLRRLQRAHQLLGGATGQRLSGA from the coding sequence ATGGAGTACCGCCGTTTTGGCCGCACCGAATTGCCCATGCCGGTGTTTTCCTGCGGCGGGATGCGGTATCAGTACAAATGGCAAGACCAGGACCCAGCGGCCATCCCCAAGGAAAACCAGGAGAATTTGCGGGCGACCATCCACAGGGCCTGGGAGGTCGGTATCACCCATATCGAAACGGCGCGGGGATACGGCACTTCCGAAATGCAATTGGGTTGGGTGCTGGGAGAATTTCCCCGCGAAAAACTCATTGTGCAGACGAAGGTGCCCCCCAGTCCCGACCCCCAGGTGTTTGCGGAAAAATTCGCCACGTCGTTGCGCTACTTGCAATTGGAGTATGTGGATTTATTAGCGATTCACGGCATAAATTTACCGGAGCATTTGGAGTGGAGTTTGCAGGTGTGTTTACCCCTGGTGCGCCAATGGCAACGGGAAGGCCGGGTGCGCTTTGTGGGATTTTCTACCCATGGGCACGTTAGCTTGATCACCCAGGCGATTCAGACCGGCGAATTTGATTACGTCAATCTACACTGGTATTACATTTTTCAAGAGAATTGGCCGGCAATCCTGGCGGCACAACAACAGGATATGGGGGTGTTTATTATTAGTCCGAGCGACAAGGGCGGACATTTGTACAATCCCCCTGAAAAGCTCGTGCGCCTTTGCCAACCCCTGCACCCGTTGGTGTTTAATGACCTGTTTTGCCTGAGCCATCCCCAGGTGCATACTTTGAGTATAGGTGCGGCTCGCCCCAGTGATTTCGACACCCACCTGCAGACGTTGCCCTTGTTGCCCAAGGCCCCGCAGGTTTTGCCTCCCATCCTGCAACGGCTGGAGGAGGCTGCTATTCAAGCCCTGGGACGCGATTGGTATGAGCAATGGGCGGTGAACTTGCCCCCCTGGTTTGAGACGCCGGGGGAAATCAATATGCCGCTTATCCTGCGCTTGCTGAACTTGGCGGAGGCGTTTGACCTGTGGGAGTACAGCCGGACGCGCTACAGCATGCTGGGGCCGGGAGGGCATTGGGTGCCGGGGCGCAACGCGGCGGATTTACCCCTGGCGGCACTCAGGGCCTGTCTGAGCCGCCATCCTCAGCCGGAGGAGGTGCTGCGGCGGTTGCAGCGGGCGCACCAGTTGTTGGGGGGAGCAACCGGTCAGCGGCTATCGGGGGCCTGA
- a CDS encoding DUF3536 domain-containing protein, with protein sequence MRATEVYVTIHGHFYQPPRENPYLEAIERQESAAPFHDWNERIFYECYRPNAFARVLSDSGDVIDIVNNFEYLSFNIGPTLLSWLERYDPETYRRILEADRRSCERLNGHGNAIAQVYNHVIMPLASTRDKFTQVRWAKQDFFARFGRWPEGIWLAETAIDYETLAVLVAEGFKFTIIAPSQAQRCRPLTGGEWLEVGGGQIDPTRPYLCRIPDDVLPEYGRDRSITLFVYDGPISGDMSFGDVLCSSQTLVGRLGMAVQPGRTQLIAVATDGETFGHHKKGAEKTIAYALTREIPRRGWKVTNFAHYLSLHPPEWEVVIKPRTAWSCAHGVERWRSDCGCGGGGGWHQKWRAPLRQSLDWLAQQLDRLYEEWAGEWLLNPWRARDDYIHVMRERTRERTQAFLAQHQRYPLTPEEQVDVLRLLEMQRHRLLMFTSCGWFFDELSRPEGVQILRYADRAMKCAQEVTGQDLEPEFRKRLALAPSNLPQYVNGEVVYQKRVEPARVTMAQVAAHYGISSLYTSYPRQEQLYCYRIEQKDYQVDRLGTLTLAVGQVTITSVITWETQHWVLAVLHLGGWDFHCCLQPFKGRKAYQQMREQLVQVFRQGSGAQTVLAMARLFSGGACYNLSDVFSQERQRIIRLLAQNTLTQLDQLYSQVYRENYGVVMAFRRDHLPVPQELQVAAAISLGQRAMSLLRQLELETSNPLQDSPPNGLMYLQELHSLAQEVEQVGVQLDIPEGRQVVERLLLTWLEGLLTHVPPSLLQLGVQRWRQLFQLAERLQLPLQLDRIQERYFAWGVRGELAPELLELAPLVKVAPPSCSTETWLRPPIAADRLLPPTTGAPAATAAAPPPAEDGGSDRP encoded by the coding sequence ATGCGGGCCACTGAGGTGTACGTCACCATTCATGGGCATTTTTACCAGCCCCCGCGGGAGAACCCCTACCTGGAGGCGATCGAGCGGCAAGAGAGCGCTGCGCCGTTTCACGACTGGAACGAGCGGATTTTTTACGAATGCTATCGCCCCAACGCCTTTGCGCGCGTCCTAAGCGACAGCGGCGATGTGATTGATATTGTCAATAACTTTGAATACCTGAGTTTCAACATTGGCCCGACGCTGTTGAGCTGGCTGGAGCGCTACGACCCAGAGACCTACCGGCGAATTCTCGAAGCAGACCGCCGCAGTTGTGAGCGGCTCAACGGCCACGGCAACGCCATCGCCCAGGTCTACAACCATGTCATCATGCCCCTGGCTTCCACGCGGGACAAGTTTACCCAGGTGCGGTGGGCCAAGCAGGACTTCTTCGCCCGGTTTGGCCGCTGGCCTGAGGGGATATGGCTGGCGGAAACGGCGATTGACTACGAAACCCTGGCGGTGCTGGTAGCGGAAGGATTCAAGTTCACCATCATTGCCCCATCCCAAGCCCAGCGGTGCCGGCCTTTAACCGGCGGCGAGTGGTTGGAGGTCGGTGGCGGCCAGATTGACCCGACCCGCCCCTATCTCTGCCGGATTCCCGATGATGTCTTGCCGGAGTATGGCCGCGACCGCAGCATCACTCTCTTTGTCTATGACGGGCCGATTTCGGGGGATATGAGCTTTGGGGATGTGCTCTGTAGCAGCCAAACGCTGGTGGGACGCCTGGGGATGGCGGTGCAGCCCGGACGCACCCAATTGATCGCCGTCGCCACCGATGGGGAAACCTTCGGCCACCACAAAAAGGGCGCGGAGAAGACCATTGCCTACGCCCTGACCCGAGAAATCCCCCGGCGTGGCTGGAAGGTCACCAATTTTGCTCACTACCTGAGCCTGCACCCGCCGGAGTGGGAGGTGGTGATCAAACCCCGCACGGCCTGGAGTTGCGCCCACGGAGTGGAACGCTGGCGCTCCGACTGTGGTTGCGGCGGCGGTGGTGGGTGGCACCAGAAATGGCGAGCGCCCCTACGCCAAAGCTTAGACTGGCTGGCCCAGCAGTTGGACCGGCTGTACGAGGAATGGGCGGGGGAGTGGCTGCTGAATCCCTGGCGGGCGCGGGACGACTACATCCACGTCATGCGGGAACGCACGCGGGAGCGGACCCAGGCCTTTTTGGCCCAGCACCAGCGGTATCCCTTGACCCCCGAGGAACAGGTGGATGTGTTGCGGCTGTTGGAGATGCAGCGTCACCGCCTGTTGATGTTCACCAGTTGCGGTTGGTTTTTCGATGAACTGTCCCGTCCTGAGGGCGTGCAGATTCTCCGCTATGCCGACCGAGCGATGAAGTGCGCACAGGAGGTGACAGGGCAAGACCTGGAACCGGAGTTTCGCAAGCGGCTAGCCCTGGCCCCCAGCAACCTGCCCCAGTACGTCAACGGCGAAGTGGTGTATCAAAAACGGGTGGAGCCGGCGCGGGTGACTATGGCCCAGGTGGCGGCCCACTACGGCATCAGTTCCCTGTACACCTCCTATCCCCGCCAGGAGCAGCTCTACTGTTACCGCATCGAACAAAAGGACTACCAGGTGGACCGGCTAGGCACCTTAACCTTAGCAGTCGGCCAGGTGACGATTACCTCCGTCATCACCTGGGAAACCCAGCATTGGGTCTTGGCGGTGCTGCACCTGGGGGGCTGGGATTTCCACTGTTGTTTGCAACCCTTCAAGGGCCGCAAAGCCTACCAGCAGATGCGGGAGCAGTTGGTGCAGGTGTTTCGCCAGGGAAGCGGCGCCCAGACGGTCTTGGCGATGGCCCGGTTGTTTAGCGGTGGCGCGTGCTACAACCTGTCCGATGTCTTCAGCCAGGAGCGACAACGGATTATCCGCCTGCTGGCCCAGAACACCCTGACCCAGCTCGACCAGCTCTACAGCCAGGTCTATCGGGAAAACTACGGCGTGGTAATGGCCTTCCGTCGGGACCATTTACCCGTGCCCCAGGAGTTGCAGGTGGCGGCGGCCATCAGTCTCGGCCAGCGAGCCATGTCCCTGTTGCGGCAATTGGAGCTGGAAACTAGCAACCCGCTCCAGGACAGCCCCCCCAATGGGCTGATGTACCTCCAGGAGCTGCACAGCCTGGCGCAGGAGGTGGAACAGGTGGGCGTGCAGCTGGACATTCCCGAAGGGCGGCAGGTCGTCGAACGGCTGTTGCTCACCTGGTTGGAGGGCCTGCTCACCCATGTCCCCCCGTCCCTGTTGCAGTTAGGTGTACAGCGCTGGCGCCAGTTATTCCAGCTTGCCGAGCGGTTGCAGTTGCCCCTCCAGCTCGACCGGATTCAGGAGCGGTATTTCGCCTGGGGGGTGCGCGGGGAACTGGCGCCCGAACTGCTAGAACTGGCCCCCCTGGTAAAGGTCGCCCCGCCAAGTTGTTCAACAGAAACCTGGCTCAGGCCCCCGATAGCCGCTGACCGGTTGCTCCCCCCAACAACTGGTGCGCCCGCTGCAACCGCCGCAGCACCTCCTCCGGCTGAGGATGGCGGCTCAGACAGGCCCTGA
- a CDS encoding NAD(P)H-dependent oxidoreductase, translating to MGDVVSPAFVQQRLYWRYATKKFDPTRKIPPEIWAVLEESLRLAPSSFGLQPWRFVVVNNPDIRARLVEYSWGQKQVVEASHLVVLALQKNIGPADVDRYLARMAQVQGVPLEKLQGFGQMVKGFLTQPPYPLNLEEWAARQVYIALGQLMTVAAFLGIDTCPMEGFLPDKYDEILGLAGTPYRSVVVCPLGYRAPDDPNAQRPKVRYEKSDVFMYVN from the coding sequence ATGGGGGATGTGGTTTCGCCGGCGTTTGTCCAGCAGCGGTTGTACTGGCGGTACGCCACGAAAAAGTTTGACCCCACCCGCAAGATTCCCCCTGAGATTTGGGCGGTTCTCGAAGAAAGCTTGCGACTTGCGCCTTCGTCCTTTGGGTTGCAACCCTGGCGGTTTGTGGTTGTGAACAATCCTGACATTCGCGCCCGTTTGGTGGAGTATTCCTGGGGCCAAAAACAAGTGGTGGAAGCGTCCCACCTGGTGGTGCTGGCGTTACAAAAAAATATCGGCCCTGCGGACGTGGACCGCTATTTAGCGCGCATGGCGCAAGTGCAGGGGGTACCCCTGGAAAAGCTGCAGGGATTTGGCCAGATGGTCAAGGGGTTTTTGACCCAGCCGCCTTACCCGTTGAACCTGGAGGAGTGGGCCGCCCGCCAGGTGTATATCGCTCTGGGACAGTTGATGACGGTGGCGGCGTTTTTGGGGATTGATACCTGCCCGATGGAAGGGTTTCTGCCGGATAAATACGACGAAATTCTGGGACTTGCCGGGACGCCCTACCGCTCGGTGGTGGTCTGTCCGCTGGGCTATCGCGCGCCCGATGACCCCAACGCCCAGCGCCCTAAAGTGCGCTACGAAAAAAGCGATGTGTTTATGTATGTGAATTAG
- a CDS encoding Uma2 family endonuclease, which translates to MATGLPLRIPPTLRWTESEFGEWVKANPDWRWELTADGQLIAMAPTAGETGRFNLELAVALSLWNRQTGLGYAFDSSTGFRLPNGAIRSPDVAWIPKEKWDGLTPEQRRGFAPVCPDFVVELLSPSDDKSLVQAKLQEYLDNGARLGWLIDPQTRTVTIYRPQQPPQTVDFAQPLTGDDVLPGLMLDLTSIFGTND; encoded by the coding sequence ATGGCGACGGGTTTGCCGCTGCGGATTCCCCCGACGTTGCGCTGGACGGAAAGCGAATTTGGCGAGTGGGTCAAGGCCAATCCTGACTGGCGCTGGGAATTGACCGCCGACGGGCAACTCATCGCCATGGCACCAACGGCTGGGGAAACGGGCCGGTTCAACTTGGAACTGGCAGTGGCGCTCAGCCTGTGGAACCGGCAGACAGGGCTGGGTTATGCGTTTGATTCGTCAACGGGGTTTCGGTTGCCGAATGGGGCGATTCGTTCTCCCGATGTGGCTTGGATTCCCAAGGAGAAATGGGACGGTTTGACACCGGAGCAGCGGCGGGGTTTTGCGCCGGTGTGCCCCGATTTCGTGGTGGAGTTGCTCTCGCCGTCGGATGACAAGTCCCTGGTGCAGGCCAAGCTGCAGGAGTACCTGGATAACGGCGCGCGCCTGGGCTGGTTGATTGACCCCCAAACCCGCACCGTCACCATCTACCGCCCCCAGCAACCGCCGCAAACCGTGGATTTTGCCCAGCCCTTGACCGGTGACGATGTGTTGCCGGGGTTGATGCTCGACTTGACATCCATCTTCGGTACGAACGATTAA
- a CDS encoding TerB family tellurite resistance protein: MSAPVSTQPTASDLWLRGLLTVAWADGHYTDEEKALVAEAVGSHEIAHFQPVTPQELAAVFSPTNPQTVDFLRTAVMVAIADGTYSEAEDQLLRQFCQALGQPLTLLQGLQATLVKRAGDQCVPHPEVRHDLLDPVRRWLDQLEIHDPKVARFLCRLIPAQCPFERDVVLFGRKVVHIPPLCKLNPLYEQLVGLRMRALAFLAERGEDVPT; this comes from the coding sequence ATGAGTGCGCCGGTTTCTACCCAGCCGACCGCTAGTGACCTGTGGTTACGGGGGTTGTTGACGGTTGCTTGGGCGGACGGACACTACACTGACGAGGAAAAGGCGCTGGTGGCGGAGGCGGTAGGCAGTCACGAAATAGCGCATTTTCAGCCGGTGACGCCCCAGGAACTGGCGGCTGTTTTTAGCCCGACAAACCCCCAGACGGTAGATTTTTTGCGCACCGCCGTGATGGTGGCGATTGCCGACGGCACCTACTCGGAGGCGGAGGACCAGCTCTTGCGCCAGTTTTGCCAGGCGTTGGGCCAACCGCTGACCCTCTTGCAAGGGTTGCAGGCCACTTTAGTCAAGCGCGCAGGGGACCAGTGCGTGCCCCATCCGGAGGTGCGTCACGACTTGCTCGACCCGGTGCGGCGCTGGCTTGACCAGCTGGAGATTCATGACCCGAAGGTGGCGCGGTTTCTCTGTCGCCTGATTCCGGCGCAATGCCCGTTTGAGCGGGATGTGGTGCTCTTCGGACGCAAGGTAGTGCATATCCCTCCTTTGTGCAAGCTCAACCCCCTGTACGAGCAGTTGGTGGGGCTGCGGATGCGGGCGCTGGCGTTTTTGGCCGAACGCGGGGAAGATGTACCTACCTGA
- a CDS encoding GNAT family N-acetyltransferase, whose protein sequence is MVIREAQPQDWEHLWPLIQEVARAGETYGYDPDISPAQAYCLWMEQPQKTYVAARDGQIVGTYYLKPNQGGPGRHVCNCGYIVAKTWRGQGIGRQLGEHSLRMARALGYKAMQFNFVAASNQVAIHLWQKLGFEVVGRLPKAFLHPRLGYIDALVMYQWLGD, encoded by the coding sequence ATGGTCATTCGCGAAGCACAACCGCAGGATTGGGAGCACCTTTGGCCCCTCATCCAGGAAGTGGCAAGGGCCGGCGAAACCTACGGCTATGACCCCGATATATCGCCAGCGCAAGCCTACTGTCTCTGGATGGAACAGCCCCAAAAAACCTACGTCGCCGCACGGGATGGTCAGATTGTCGGCACCTACTACCTGAAGCCCAATCAAGGGGGGCCAGGGCGGCATGTGTGCAACTGCGGTTACATCGTGGCCAAAACCTGGCGCGGCCAGGGCATTGGACGCCAATTGGGCGAGCATTCGTTGCGTATGGCGCGGGCGCTGGGGTACAAGGCGATGCAGTTCAACTTTGTGGCGGCCAGCAACCAGGTGGCGATTCATCTGTGGCAAAAACTGGGGTTTGAGGTGGTGGGACGCTTGCCCAAGGCGTTTTTGCACCCTCGTCTGGGCTACATTGATGCCTTGGTCATGTACCAGTGGCTGGGGGATTAG
- a CDS encoding methionine gamma-lyase family protein has translation MALALTTQPLLQAVVDQLQPQFQQIDALVKTNLARVVQAMADHQVGVHHFQETTGYGHGDLGRDTFERVLAQVMGAEAALVRLQFVSGTHAIACALYGLLRPGDELLSVTGAPYDTLEPVLGLRGTGQGSLRDFGVTYRQVDLTPRGEVDWDRIPLAIGPQTRVVFIQRSCGYRWRRSLTVAEIGHIIRLVKSVRPQTICVVDNCYGEFAEAQEPPMVGADVIAGSLIKNPGGTIAPCGGYVAGKREYVHLAANRLSAPGIGMETGASLGCNRLFFQGLFLAPQMVGEALKGGLLLAATFQRLGYPVQPLPDQPRPDTIQAIQLGDPQRLQRFCRVLQRLSPVGSYLDPVPAVTPGYESQLLMAGGTFIDGSTSELSADGPLRPPYIVFCQGGTTWLHWLWVLEHLLPEFSNSHT, from the coding sequence ATGGCGCTTGCATTGACGACACAGCCGTTGCTCCAGGCAGTGGTGGACCAGTTGCAGCCCCAGTTCCAGCAGATTGACGCCCTGGTCAAGACCAACCTGGCGCGGGTGGTGCAGGCGATGGCTGACCACCAGGTGGGGGTGCATCACTTTCAGGAAACGACGGGTTACGGGCACGGCGACCTGGGACGCGACACCTTCGAGCGGGTGTTGGCCCAGGTGATGGGAGCGGAGGCCGCGCTGGTGCGTCTTCAGTTTGTTTCGGGCACCCATGCGATTGCCTGCGCTCTGTACGGTCTGTTGCGCCCTGGCGACGAGTTGCTCAGCGTGACCGGCGCGCCCTACGACACTCTGGAGCCGGTGCTGGGCCTGCGGGGAACAGGGCAAGGGTCTCTGCGGGATTTCGGCGTGACCTACCGGCAGGTGGACTTGACCCCTCGCGGCGAGGTGGACTGGGACCGGATACCCCTGGCGATTGGGCCGCAAACCCGCGTGGTGTTTATCCAGCGCTCCTGTGGCTATCGCTGGCGGCGCAGCTTGACCGTCGCAGAAATCGGCCACATCATTCGCTTGGTCAAGTCAGTCCGGCCCCAAACCATTTGCGTCGTGGACAACTGCTACGGGGAGTTTGCCGAAGCGCAGGAGCCGCCGATGGTGGGCGCTGATGTCATTGCCGGGTCGCTTATCAAAAATCCGGGGGGTACGATTGCCCCCTGCGGTGGGTACGTCGCGGGCAAGCGGGAGTACGTACACCTGGCGGCCAACCGGTTGAGCGCGCCGGGCATTGGGATGGAAACGGGCGCGTCGTTGGGGTGCAACCGCTTGTTTTTCCAAGGGCTGTTTCTGGCACCCCAGATGGTCGGCGAAGCGCTCAAGGGTGGGTTGCTCCTAGCGGCCACGTTCCAGCGGTTGGGGTACCCGGTGCAGCCCTTGCCGGACCAGCCGCGTCCCGACACCATCCAAGCCATTCAACTAGGAGACCCCCAACGCCTGCAGCGCTTTTGCCGCGTGCTCCAGCGCTTGAGTCCAGTGGGGAGTTACCTGGACCCTGTGCCCGCTGTGACCCCTGGCTACGAAAGCCAACTGCTGATGGCCGGCGGCACCTTCATTGACGGCAGCACCAGCGAGTTGTCTGCCGATGGGCCGTTGCGTCCGCCTTACATCGTCTTTTGCCAAGGCGGCACTACCTGGTTGCACTGGCTCTGGGTGCTCGAGCACCTCTTGCCCGAATTTTCTAATTCACATACATAA
- the hpnH gene encoding adenosyl-hopene transferase HpnH has translation MAIHWLQALEVGKYIVTQRLRGRKKFALTLMLEPLFRCNLACAGCGKIQHPPDVLKRHLTPEECFRAVEECGAPIVAIPGGEPLLHPQIDEIVAGLVARRKFVYLCTNGLLLEKNLHKFKPSPYFSFSVHLDGMRALHDKSVNRPGVFDIAVSAIKAAKKAGFRVTTNTTVFEGTKPEEIQELFDFLTELGVDGMMVSPGYSYERAPDQEHFLKREQTRALFREILAPYRKGLKKWNFNHNPLFLDFLIGEKDYACTPWGMPSYSVLGWQKPCYLLDEGYCQSYQELLETTDWDRYGHASGNPKCRDCMVHCGYEPTAALEAMAPANAARSLASVLGLGR, from the coding sequence ATGGCCATTCACTGGTTGCAGGCGCTGGAGGTGGGGAAATACATCGTGACGCAGCGGCTGCGAGGGCGCAAAAAATTTGCCCTGACTTTGATGTTGGAGCCCCTGTTCCGGTGTAATCTGGCCTGCGCCGGCTGTGGCAAGATTCAGCACCCCCCCGACGTGTTGAAACGGCACTTGACGCCGGAGGAGTGCTTCCGCGCGGTGGAGGAATGTGGCGCGCCCATCGTGGCGATTCCGGGCGGGGAACCCCTGCTCCATCCTCAGATTGACGAAATTGTGGCGGGGCTGGTGGCGCGGCGCAAGTTTGTGTATCTTTGCACCAACGGCCTGCTGCTGGAAAAAAACCTGCACAAGTTTAAGCCGTCCCCTTATTTTTCCTTCAGCGTTCACCTGGATGGGATGCGCGCGCTGCACGACAAATCTGTGAACCGTCCGGGCGTGTTTGATATCGCCGTAAGCGCGATTAAAGCGGCGAAAAAAGCCGGTTTTCGCGTGACGACCAACACCACCGTTTTTGAGGGCACGAAACCAGAGGAGATTCAAGAGCTGTTTGATTTCCTGACGGAATTGGGTGTAGACGGGATGATGGTATCGCCAGGGTATAGCTACGAGCGGGCGCCGGACCAGGAGCACTTTCTCAAGCGGGAACAGACGCGGGCCTTGTTCCGGGAAATCCTGGCCCCCTATCGCAAAGGGTTGAAGAAATGGAACTTTAACCACAACCCGCTGTTTCTGGATTTTCTCATCGGGGAAAAGGACTACGCATGCACGCCGTGGGGGATGCCCAGCTACAGCGTCCTGGGCTGGCAAAAACCCTGCTATCTGCTCGATGAGGGCTACTGCCAAAGCTATCAGGAATTACTGGAAACCACTGACTGGGACAGGTACGGCCACGCCAGCGGTAACCCCAAATGCCGCGACTGCATGGTGCATTGCGGGTACGAACCGACGGCGGCGCTAGAGGCGATGGCACCCGCCAATGCGGCCCGTTCCTTGGCCAGTGTGCTGGGTCTAGGGCGGTAA
- a CDS encoding rhodanese-like domain-containing protein yields MIQQVSPVELAERRRQNPYLQVLDVREWWEVERARLPDCLHLPLSEFAQWSTQIRSLLDPEQEVIVICHHGVRSAWVCAWLMEQGYQQVRNLAGGLEAYARYADPTFPRY; encoded by the coding sequence ATGATTCAGCAGGTCAGTCCGGTGGAACTGGCCGAGCGTCGGCGTCAAAATCCCTATCTCCAGGTGCTTGACGTGCGGGAGTGGTGGGAAGTCGAGCGAGCGCGGTTGCCTGATTGTTTGCACCTGCCCCTGAGTGAGTTTGCCCAGTGGTCCACCCAAATCCGGTCGTTGCTCGACCCGGAGCAGGAGGTCATCGTCATTTGTCATCACGGGGTGCGGTCTGCTTGGGTGTGCGCTTGGTTGATGGAGCAAGGCTACCAGCAGGTGCGCAATTTGGCCGGTGGATTAGAGGCCTACGCCCGGTACGCCGACCCAACCTTCCCCCGCTACTAA